A single region of the Longimicrobium sp. genome encodes:
- a CDS encoding DUF503 domain-containing protein, with product MIVGVAVWQLMLPGCESLKDKRQVVKGLKDRLHARFNVSAAETALQDVHGRAEIAVCVVSNDRKHAQSVLQSADRLVEDEGRARIVDSYTTFY from the coding sequence ATGATCGTCGGCGTCGCGGTGTGGCAGCTGATGCTCCCCGGGTGCGAGTCGCTGAAGGACAAGCGCCAGGTGGTGAAGGGGTTGAAGGACCGGCTGCACGCGCGCTTCAACGTCTCGGCCGCCGAGACGGCGCTGCAGGACGTGCACGGCCGCGCGGAGATCGCCGTCTGCGTGGTCTCCAACGACCGCAAGCACGCGCAATCCGTGCTGCAGTCGGCGGACCGGCTGGTGGAGGACGAGGGCCGCGCGCGGATCGTCGATTCGTACACGACCTTCTACTGA
- the rbfA gene encoding 30S ribosome-binding factor RbfA yields MAQYRRTDRLNEQLRQEITLLVRDEVRDPRVGLATITAVQTSPELDHAKVYFTALGEDDEREEVLAGLRSAAPFLRRELGKRMHIRRVPELHFEIDRVLEEAARIERLLHEALPQDASPSEADAEGAPRADD; encoded by the coding sequence ATGGCGCAGTACCGACGGACGGACCGGCTGAACGAGCAATTGCGGCAGGAGATCACGCTGCTGGTGCGCGACGAGGTGCGCGACCCGCGCGTGGGGCTGGCCACCATCACCGCCGTGCAGACCAGCCCCGAGCTGGACCACGCCAAGGTCTACTTCACCGCCCTGGGCGAGGACGACGAGCGCGAGGAAGTGCTCGCCGGCCTGCGCAGCGCCGCGCCCTTCCTCCGCCGCGAGCTGGGGAAGCGCATGCACATCCGCCGCGTTCCCGAGCTGCACTTCGAGATCGACCGCGTGCTCGAGGAAGCCGCGCGCATCGAGCGGCTGCTGCACGAGGCGCTGCCGCAGGACGCGTCTCCGTCCGAGGCTGACGCGGAAGGAGCGCCGCGCGCGGACGACTGA
- the truB gene encoding tRNA pseudouridine(55) synthase TruB — protein MAKSAQPVTAGVLPVDKPGGPTSHDVVASVRRALGTRQVGHTGTLDPFASGLLLVCVGAATRLAEYLTGLPKTYLATMRLGAATDTDDLTGDVISTSDDWRSVTREQVETALKAQVGTIQQLPPIFSAKKVAGERMYAAARRGEEIERTPATVTIYAVRLIRFDLPDVEFEVECGAGTYIRAIARDVGDALGVGGHLRTLRRTRVGPHDVARAVPLDALGDEERVAAAMLSPMEAVAHMPRVPVDEAGVAALRHGRAVPASPDAPSGVPIALASGAGELLAVGERDGDVVRPRKVFIQTA, from the coding sequence GTGGCGAAGAGCGCGCAGCCCGTCACCGCCGGTGTGCTGCCGGTGGACAAGCCCGGGGGACCGACGTCGCACGACGTGGTCGCTTCCGTGCGGCGCGCGCTCGGGACGCGCCAGGTGGGGCACACGGGGACGCTCGATCCGTTCGCGTCCGGCCTCCTCCTCGTCTGCGTCGGCGCGGCCACGCGGCTGGCGGAGTATCTCACCGGCCTGCCGAAGACGTATCTCGCGACGATGCGCTTGGGCGCGGCGACGGATACCGACGATCTCACGGGAGATGTGATCTCCACGTCCGACGACTGGCGCTCCGTCACCCGCGAGCAGGTGGAGACGGCATTGAAGGCGCAGGTGGGGACGATCCAGCAGCTTCCGCCGATCTTCTCCGCGAAGAAGGTGGCCGGCGAGCGGATGTACGCCGCCGCGCGCCGCGGCGAGGAGATCGAGCGCACGCCCGCGACCGTGACCATCTACGCCGTCCGCCTGATTCGATTCGACTTGCCCGACGTGGAGTTCGAGGTGGAGTGCGGCGCGGGCACCTACATCCGCGCCATCGCCCGCGACGTGGGCGACGCGCTCGGCGTCGGCGGGCACCTGCGGACGCTGCGGCGGACGCGCGTCGGTCCCCACGACGTCGCCCGCGCCGTCCCGCTCGACGCGCTGGGCGACGAGGAACGCGTCGCCGCGGCGATGCTTTCACCGATGGAGGCGGTCGCGCACATGCCGCGCGTCCCCGTGGACGAGGCGGGGGTCGCCGCGCTGCGGCATGGCCGCGCCGTCCCCGCATCCCCCGACGCGCCGTCCGGCGTTCCCATCGCCCTCGCGTCCGGCGCCGGCGAGCTGCTGGCCGTCGGCGAGCGCGACGGCGACGTCGTCCGCCCCCGCAAGGTCTTCATCCAGACGGCTTGA
- a CDS encoding bifunctional riboflavin kinase/FAD synthetase: MDHHPRYLWPAPYAIDPALPPALPHDGRPAIVTVGTFDGVHRGHWEVLLEIGRRARRTGGRSILVTFHPHPLRIVRPDVAPPLLTTPAEKREILAESGLEYVVFLPFTRTLQQYPARRFVEEILLGRMHMDELVIGYDHGFGKDREGSVETLREIGRELGFGVDVVEAFQVDGQNVSSSRIRALIAEGDVAAAAPLLGRGYSLEGVVVQGERKGRELGFPTANIEVGDPDKMVPKEGIYAVYGWVEGHRVPGLLHLGPRPTFAGFAPTVELWLMDWSGDLYGSRVRVEFVRRIRDIHPFTSVDALIEAMKEDERRGREILGVR, from the coding sequence ATGGACCATCACCCGCGCTACCTCTGGCCCGCGCCGTACGCCATCGACCCCGCGCTTCCGCCGGCGCTGCCGCACGACGGGCGCCCGGCCATCGTCACCGTGGGCACCTTCGATGGCGTGCACCGCGGCCACTGGGAGGTGCTGCTGGAGATCGGGCGGCGCGCGCGGCGGACGGGCGGGCGCAGCATCCTCGTCACCTTCCATCCCCATCCCTTGCGCATCGTCCGTCCGGATGTCGCCCCGCCGCTGCTGACCACGCCGGCGGAGAAGCGGGAGATCCTGGCCGAGTCGGGCCTCGAGTATGTCGTCTTCCTCCCCTTCACCCGCACGCTGCAGCAGTATCCGGCGCGGCGGTTCGTGGAGGAGATCCTGCTGGGCCGCATGCACATGGACGAGCTGGTGATCGGCTACGACCACGGCTTCGGCAAGGACCGCGAGGGCTCGGTGGAGACGCTGCGGGAGATCGGCCGCGAGCTGGGCTTCGGCGTGGACGTGGTGGAGGCGTTCCAGGTGGACGGCCAGAACGTCTCGTCCAGCCGCATCCGCGCGCTGATCGCCGAGGGCGACGTGGCGGCCGCGGCGCCGCTGCTGGGGCGCGGCTACTCGCTGGAGGGGGTGGTGGTGCAGGGGGAGCGGAAGGGACGCGAGCTGGGCTTTCCCACCGCCAACATCGAGGTGGGCGACCCCGACAAGATGGTGCCGAAGGAGGGGATCTACGCGGTGTACGGCTGGGTGGAGGGGCACCGCGTGCCCGGGCTGCTGCACCTGGGCCCGCGCCCGACCTTTGCCGGGTTCGCGCCCACGGTGGAGCTGTGGCTGATGGACTGGAGCGGCGACCTGTACGGCAGCCGCGTGCGCGTGGAGTTCGTGCGCCGCATCCGCGACATCCACCCCTTCACCAGCGTCGACGCGCTGATCGAGGCGATGAAGGAGGACGAGCGGCGCGGGCGGGAGATCCTGGGAGTGCGGTGA
- a CDS encoding AMP-binding protein: MTAPEAFRAARDFLLRHREEYDTAYRDFRWPELDRFNWALDWFDPYAAGNERTALWIVDDEGGEVRLSFAEMSERSNRVANFLRAHGVRRGDRVLLMLPNIAPLWEAMLACIKLGAVIIPATTQLTPDDLRDRFERGGVRHVLTDAAGAPKFEAVEGDYTRVVAGGGAPAGWARFEDACDASPHFAPDGETRVDDPLLLYFTSGTTSKPKLVLHTHQSYPAGHLSTMYWIGVREGDVHLNISSPGWAKHAWSNVFAPWNAGATVFVYNYARFDAPRMLDTLVRCGVTTLCAPPTVWRMLIGEELARWTTELREAVSAGEPLNPEVIERVRQAWGLTIRDGYGQTETTAQIGNPPGQPLKAGSMGRPLPGYRVALLDADGNEAEEGEIALRLDPPPLGLMRGYLNDPARSAEAMREGFYRTGDVARRDEDGWITYVGRADDVFKSSDYRISPFELESVLIEHPLVAEAAVVPSPDPVRLAVPKAYVVLRGDAQPSRELALEILRFCRDRLAPYKRIRRLEFAPLPKTISGKIRRVELRGAETERQGEARGEREWWYEDFPELRG; the protein is encoded by the coding sequence ATGACCGCACCCGAGGCGTTCCGCGCCGCGCGCGACTTCCTCCTCCGTCACCGCGAGGAGTACGACACCGCATACCGCGATTTCCGCTGGCCGGAGCTCGACAGATTCAACTGGGCGCTGGACTGGTTCGATCCCTACGCTGCCGGGAACGAGCGCACGGCGCTGTGGATCGTGGACGACGAGGGAGGCGAGGTCCGGCTGTCGTTCGCGGAGATGTCCGAGCGCTCCAACCGCGTCGCCAATTTCCTGCGCGCGCACGGCGTCCGCCGCGGCGACCGGGTGCTGCTGATGCTCCCCAACATCGCGCCGCTGTGGGAGGCGATGCTCGCGTGCATCAAGCTGGGCGCCGTCATCATCCCCGCCACCACGCAGCTCACGCCCGACGACCTGCGCGATCGCTTCGAGCGCGGCGGCGTGCGCCACGTGCTCACCGACGCCGCGGGCGCGCCGAAGTTCGAGGCGGTGGAGGGAGATTACACCCGCGTCGTCGCGGGCGGCGGCGCGCCGGCGGGATGGGCCCGCTTCGAAGACGCCTGTGACGCGTCGCCCCACTTCGCGCCGGACGGCGAGACGCGGGTGGACGATCCGCTGCTGCTGTACTTCACCTCGGGGACGACGTCGAAGCCCAAGCTGGTGCTGCACACGCACCAGAGCTACCCCGCCGGCCACCTGTCGACGATGTACTGGATCGGCGTGCGCGAGGGCGACGTCCACCTCAACATCAGCTCGCCGGGGTGGGCCAAGCACGCGTGGAGCAACGTCTTCGCGCCCTGGAACGCCGGCGCGACGGTTTTCGTCTACAACTACGCGCGCTTCGACGCGCCGCGGATGCTCGACACCCTCGTCCGCTGCGGCGTGACCACGCTCTGCGCCCCGCCCACCGTCTGGCGCATGCTGATCGGCGAGGAGCTGGCGCGGTGGACGACGGAGCTGCGCGAGGCGGTGAGCGCGGGCGAGCCGCTGAACCCGGAGGTGATCGAGCGCGTGCGGCAGGCGTGGGGCCTCACCATCCGCGACGGCTACGGGCAGACGGAGACCACCGCGCAGATCGGCAACCCACCCGGGCAGCCGCTGAAGGCGGGGTCGATGGGGCGGCCGCTCCCCGGCTACCGGGTGGCGCTGCTGGACGCGGACGGGAACGAGGCGGAGGAGGGGGAGATCGCGCTGCGGCTCGATCCGCCGCCGCTGGGGCTGATGCGCGGCTACCTGAACGACCCAGCGCGCTCGGCCGAAGCGATGCGCGAGGGATTCTACCGCACCGGCGACGTCGCCCGGCGTGACGAAGACGGCTGGATCACCTATGTCGGCCGCGCAGACGACGTGTTCAAGTCCAGCGACTACCGCATCAGCCCGTTCGAGCTGGAGAGCGTGCTGATCGAGCACCCGCTCGTCGCGGAGGCCGCCGTGGTGCCGAGCCCCGACCCGGTGCGCCTGGCCGTCCCCAAGGCGTACGTCGTCCTCCGCGGCGACGCACAGCCCTCGCGCGAGCTGGCGCTGGAGATCCTGCGCTTCTGCCGCGACCGGCTGGCGCCGTACAAGCGCATCCGCCGCCTGGAGTTCGCCCCGCTCCCCAAGACCATCAGCGGCAAGATCCGCCGCGTCGAGCTCCGCGGCGCGGAAACTGAGCGGCAGGGCGAGGCGCGCGGGGAGCGCGAGTGGTGGTACGAGGACTTTCCGGAGCTGCGAGGATAG
- a CDS encoding outer membrane beta-barrel protein: MRKLRVGMFAVAAAALLAGPARAQLPHVTPFAFEVRGGIAIPTGDFNDVADPGPALNGNVTLYVMPMIGIYGGYHYTKFGSEGSGDFTETGPEVGVRVDIPTPLIPIDPYVKAGVAWNNLELTGAGANNFDSSSTGFQLNAGVALSLGPVSLTPGFTFVTYHYDSATTEDETASYIRADIGVRIRI, from the coding sequence ATGAGAAAGCTCCGCGTCGGGATGTTCGCCGTTGCGGCCGCCGCACTGCTCGCCGGGCCCGCGCGGGCGCAGCTTCCGCACGTCACGCCGTTCGCGTTCGAGGTGCGCGGCGGCATCGCCATCCCCACGGGCGACTTCAACGACGTGGCCGACCCGGGCCCCGCGCTGAACGGTAACGTCACGCTGTACGTGATGCCGATGATCGGGATCTACGGCGGATACCACTACACGAAGTTCGGCAGCGAGGGATCCGGCGACTTCACCGAGACCGGCCCGGAGGTGGGGGTGCGCGTGGACATTCCCACACCGCTGATCCCCATCGATCCGTACGTGAAGGCGGGCGTGGCCTGGAACAACCTGGAGCTCACCGGCGCGGGCGCGAACAACTTCGACAGCTCCAGCACCGGCTTCCAGCTGAACGCCGGCGTCGCGCTCTCCCTGGGGCCCGTGTCGCTGACGCCGGGATTCACCTTCGTCACCTACCACTACGACTCGGCCACGACGGAGGATGAGACCGCGAGCTACATCCGCGCCGACATCGGCGTTCGCATCCGCATCTGA